In a genomic window of Mastacembelus armatus chromosome 3, fMasArm1.2, whole genome shotgun sequence:
- the zfand6 gene encoding AN1-type zinc finger protein 6 isoform X2 translates to MVFSPYPLIQRSALCMSPSIPTAAPTNFFRRNKLPLDNSDILWLYELLLSVSVGSELEGQCSAGCSGTKLSTQTAVLRNGTSMKRCTNKSKKRKVEDSYENIDVKRASQADVTVCTPVETQRKAKRSRCFTCRKKVGLIGFDCRCGNVFCSMHRYSDVHKCTFDYKADAAEKIRKQNPVIIGEKIQKI, encoded by the exons ATGGTTTTCAGTCCTTATCCGCTAATACAAAGATCTGCACTCTGTATGTCACCGAGTATTCCCACTGCTGCACCAACAAACTTCTTCAGAAGAAACAAATTGCCACTGGACAACAGTGACATCTTGTGGCTGTATGAGctgttgctgtctgtgtctgtaggCAGTGAGCTGGAGGGTCAGTGTTCAGCAGGTTGCTCAGGGACAAAATTGTCAACCCAGACAGCAGTGCTGAGGAATGGCACCTCTATGAAAAGGTGCACCAATAAAAGCAAGAagaggaaggtggaggattCTTATGAAAATATAGATGTGAAGAGAG CATCTCAGGCTGATGTGACAGTGTGCACTCCTGTAGAGACGCAGCGTAAAGCCAAGAGGAGCCGCTGTTTCACCTGCCGCAAAAAAGTTGGTCTGATAG GCTTTGACTGCAGATGTGGAAATGTGTTCTGCAGCATGCACCGTTACTCAGACGTTCACAAATGCACCTTTGACTACAAAGCTGATGCTGCTGAGAAGATCAGGAAACAAAACCCTGTTATTATTGGAGAGAAGATCCAGAAGATATGA